Below is a genomic region from Triticum dicoccoides isolate Atlit2015 ecotype Zavitan chromosome 5A, WEW_v2.0, whole genome shotgun sequence.
acatcaatgtgctgcagcGGTCTTTATTATTTTCTAGGTTGACCGAGCGACAAGCTCCTCCGTGCAACTATACTGTTAATGGTCATGACTACAACATGGGAGCAATCTAGTTGAAAGTATCTATCcgtcgtggacggctttcgtcaaGATCATCTCTGGGTCAGTTGGTCAGAAAAGAGCTCACTTCGCCCAAAAACAAAAATGAGCTAGTACAAAGGATGAGGAGATGACATTTGGAGTGCACCAAGCTTGTTTTATATTTGTTCGAAGACCTGCAAAAATATGAGATCTGGATACCTTATAGGACATGTTTTGTGATCATGCACAAGATGACCGTGAAGGATGAGGGTGAATATGCTGCCGGAGGCCTggaatttgagaacatgggtgatccTATCCAACTTTATAAATCAAAATCTGGCCACGTTTGACGAGTCTGCCCAATtgaatcaacaattttggcatcgaACAACTCATGAGCGGTTTAAGAAAGATCTGATTAAGTATCTGTGGACGCTTAAGGGGACAAGTAAACATATGTGCGAGCTGATTTCAAGTTTAAACTATTCTATTGCAAAACTTAGGTTGTTTGTAACATTTACATTTGAACTAGTGTTGCATTTGAATATTTTCACTTATCGAAGATTTGATAAAGCTATTATTTTGAGTGTTGTGTACTTTAAAAAACAACGGCAAACTCTAGGGGGACAAGGTTGGATGACCGGCTCCCGTATCATTATTCATGAATGAGTCCGGAAGAATAGCATATGTGTTTTCATTGTCGGTATTGGAGGTGCCCTAACATACCCCCTCtagtgaaaataaataaataagtcccTCTTCAATTCCGAGGCTATTTTGATCTTGAAATTGACTAATACTTTCTCCGCTCGGAAAGAAACTGTACTGGACATTTCAGTACAAACTAGTACATAGTACAAACGAGTGAACAAAATAAGCTAAAACGTGTCTATATGCAACCGATTTAAAGTAGAAGTCAGAGCATCTTACATTCATATATTTTTGTAGCTGAAATTCAcacctttttttttcaaattctctTGAACTGGTGAAGACTCCAAGGTCTTTTTTTTCAGAGAAATCTGGTGAAGACTCCAAGGTGAGTGGAATCCGGGCCGTCCAGTCGGTTCCGCTCCGCCCACGAACCCGCCCGCTGACCTGACTGGGTCATAAATAACGGCGACCGTCCCCTGTTCGCCTCCTCTGCTCCGCTCTGTTGCCAACGGCCAAGTCGACAACCAGCCACACCAAAGGCGAAACGGCAGCGCAGAGCAGAGCCCCCTGCTTTTCCGCCTCCGCCACCGCGCCCATGGCAGGCGGCCGCGGCCGTGGCCGCGGCGACGGAAGGaacccggcgacctcctcctcctcctcccggcaGCGGAAGGCCCGGGGCTCGCGCGACTTCGTACGTGCCTCCTTGCCCTAGCCCTTCTTTCGCCTCTTCTGTTCTGATATACACGGACGCAAACATACGGGGGTTTCTTTTCTACTTTCCGTCCGTCTTCCCGGCCCGCCGTTCcgccggggctagggtttgggggtctcgacGGCGCTTGTGGATTGCGACGGCGGCATGGTGCCGGGACTTTGGAGTGCGCCGTGGCATTTGTGCGCCGCGGGACTTAGGGGTTAGCACCGTGTCCGTTGTGGGTTTTGGTTTGGTAAGAAATTGGGAATCTTCTCGTCTGCATCCGCGGAAGCGGAAGTAGTAGAATCCGATTGCGGCGTTCCTCCCTCAGCATTGGTGCCCCTGACGGGGCCTGAATTGGCGGCTCGCCAAATGCGCCACCTCATGTGATAGCAGATTATCAGAGTGGATGGACTGAGCATGCTATTTGTTGGCTTATCTCTGTTTCTGCGCTAGAGTAGCTCATGAACGTACGTAACCCAATTTTTTTGACACTTTACAAATTTGTTAGTCGTTCGTAGGAGCAACCATTATTTGCGTATCACTTAGGGTCTGAATTGGTGACTGCGGAACTGTACCACCTGATGTGTTAGCAGAATATCAGAGTTGGCACTCTTGCAGATGGACTGCGCATGTTGTTTGTTGGGCTCTCTTTGTTGCTGCGCTAAAGATGGGATCTTTTTTTTTTATAATGGTTTGTAGAGGTTTTGTTCTGTCTGTCAGTTGGAGGTATCAGAAACTTTCGGCTTTTGAACAAGTAACATGAATACAGACACCCGTTTGCAGTGTGGGGTGGCCATGGAGTTTTTATTTTCGGTGTTTGATTTGCTGGATCTGAATGAAAGAACGCCGGGACCCTATGCAATTGCTTCAACTTCCACTTTgtatcctttcaaaaaaaaaacttctaCTTTGTATCGCTTTTTTTCCTATAATCTCTGTAGAATTGTGTGTTTGCTCGCTCATTTCAGTTGGTAATTGTAGACTTCTGTCTAGGCATGTATAAGGTTGTGAGCATTGACATGGTGAAATTCAATTTGATAGTCATCCTGTTTATTTCTTAAGTTAAGTACATTTATGTGTCTTGGATTGTTGGCACATTTTGCTTGTCTTTCAGAGATTTTTATGTTATCCTGTTTCATGCTAACAGTCATAAATATCAACTATATTTTAGGGTCCTGAAACTGAAAGGTCCTTGGAACCTCAAAAGGAAGGGCCAAGTTCATCTTCTCCCTCTGTTAGCAGTAAAAAACCGCAGATGGTTACACCAGTTCTACCAAAGTCTCTAGATTCACCAGTTCAACCAAGAAAGCCTCTCAATCCACCGCTGATGATGGCTAAACAAGTTCATCCACCGAAATCTCAATATCCACTGGTCCAAACGGTTGCATCGATTCAAATATCAAAACCTCTAAACTCCAGTAGCGCTTCATGTGGCTCTGGAACTGTGGGGTCTCTAGATTCACCAGTTCAACCATGGAAGTCTCTCGATTCACCGCTGATGATGGCTGAACAAGTTCAACCACCGAAATCTCAAGATTCACTGGTCCAAATGGTTGCATCGATGCAACTATCGAAACCTCTAGACTCCAGTAGCGCTTCAACTGGCTCTGGAGCTGTGGGGTCTGATTTAGGAGCTGCTCCATTTGACATATGCATGGGTAACAGCAAAGGCATTTTCAAGCTAAATCGCCCTTTGCATGAGATCAACAAAGAAAAACGACTGCGCGAAAGGGAGCTTTCAAACAGTGCAGCTCCGCCGCAACGTTTGAGACCTGGGATGGTTCTACTGAAAAACTTCTTAAAGCTGGATGATCAGGTATGTCTATATTTGCACAGGTTTGCTCTGTTTGTTCTCTCATCTTAATTTGTTTGTTTTAACCTATCTCCAATGATTAATTTGTACCGCTCAGACGAAAACTGTTGTTTGACATTACTCCATCTGTAAACTAACATCAGACGTTTTAGATCACTATCAGTTTTTGTGTGCCATTAGAATTTATCAGATGTAAGGCGTTTGTGTGCCTCTGGAATTTAACAGATTTAAGACGTTTTGCTTGCTCATTACTGAAGTGTTATCTTTCCATTCTCTTGCCTGCATGCTTTGCTGCAACCAACGTAACACTTAATGGGACTCTGATAAGCCAGAAACATATATTTCCTTCACTGATTTTATTATTGTACATCTCTTGTTATGCGTTCAAGTACGCTTAAAGCGTGTTCAATGCAGAAAGCTTACCTCTAAGCATTTTTTGTTGTTGTGCATCTCAGGTTGAAATTATCAAGCTTTGTCGGGAACTTGGTGTTGGCACAGGAGGATTTTATCAACCTGGCTACAGAGAGGGTGGTAAGTTAAGTCTGCGGATGATGTGCTTAGGGAAGAACTGGGATCCAGATTCAAGATCATATGGAGATATACGACCCTTTGATGGGGCTCAACCACCACAGATGCCACAAGAATTGACTAAGTTCGTGGAAGAAGCCATTAAAGCTTCCCATGATTTCTTGAAACAAAGAGGCAAGGGAGCTACCGAGCCCTCTGTAGAACTTCCTCAGATGTCACCTGACATCTGCATTGTTAACTTCTACACCACTGGCGGGAAGTTAGGTCTTCATCAGGTACAAAAGAAAAGCTTTCTTTAACAATATGTTTTCTTACATTAGCATCATTACGTTTCCTATTTCTGCTACCAATCTATTGGATGAACTAAGCGCTGACGGATTAATTCAGTAAACATGCATTCGCAGCATAATAGTGTGTACACTCCCATTTCTTTACAGTTGGAATGCTAATACAGCTGAACGCTTTTTTCACGAGTACTATAGCTGGGCCCCAACTGATTTTTGTCACTTGACAGGACAAAGATGAAGATGAATCTAGCCTTGAAAAGAGACTGCCTGTTGTTTCCTTTTCATTGGGCGACACTGCAGAATTCTTGTATGGTGATGACAGAGATGTTGATAAggcttcaaagattaaacttgaatCTGGTGATGTTCTgatatttggtggtcaatcaaggctCATATTCCATGGGGTCTCCGGCATTATGCCGAAAAGTGCACCGCTTATGGTGACCGACAAGGCAAATCTTCGACCCGGGCGCCTGAACCTCACATTCAGGCAGCATAAGTATGAGCCCTAGGGCGATAGGGCATGCTGCATTCAGGGTCTCCTTTTAGGCATAGTGCAAGCAGAGGGGAGGGTACTCTCTCATGTTCTATTTAAGTTCCCTGTTAGCAAATGTTTGCAAGAACCCTTGTCTATTTGAAAAACTTATTATGTGTGTTTATCATGCGCGTCGCTTCTATCATGAGTGTTTCGCAGCATGAGTTGAGACAGTTCAATAGGTAATACCCACTAACTAGATCAAACTGGGTGAAAATCTATCCAATTTGGCCGACTGATTGCAAAACAAGAGACAAACATCTTGCACACATAAAAAATATCCACAGTTCAGTACTTATAAGTTCTTATTATTTCTAGCTCGTGACCTCTTGAGGGCGCGTGACCTCTCTTGGTCGGCGTCGTCGAGCCGTATACCCTCCAGAACCACGGTGAGCCCCAGGATGAAGGCATGGTCGACGCCTTCGTTGACACGGACATCATACTCGGTCGGCGAGATGAATCCCCCCCAGCATTCGATCTGGGCAACGGTAGCGCCGGCGTGGGTGACGGTGCAGTCAGTCCGCGGTACCAGGGGCGGACGCCGACGAAGTCGCGGCGCCTCTCGCCGTCGAGGTGCACGTGGATGTCTCCCGTGTTGGTCAGCGAAGGCTGCACGGCGGCGGAGAAGAGCAGGTCCTTGGAGCTCGTGCTATCCCCCCTGAACGCCTCCCACCTCCGGGTGATCTCGAACAGGGACGGCGAGCGCTCCACGGTGAGCACCGGGCACCACTCGGCGTCGAGGAGGACGGAGCGGCCCAAGAGGCTGAAGAAGGGCCCCTCCACCCGCATCACCGTCGCGCCGCTGGCGTCCGTGACGGTCAGGTCGCGGCCCCACGGCTAGCCGGTCTTGGTCACGGTGAACGCCGTCGGGCGCCGAGCGCAGAACCGCGCGGCCACCACCGAGAATGCCATTGCTCCACCGTCGAGAGTCGAGACAGAGCCGCAACAGATCGTCAGGTACGTCGTACGAACCTCGTACTCCAAAGGTTTCGTGTATATATAGTATCTAAAATTCTGGAGGATCACTATTTACTTTCTGTACAAGAGTGCGACGAACGCGGAGCTACAGGGCTATATATCATCTCGTCGACTCAACCAAGACGGGGCTTCAACTTTTATCTTCAAATCTAACCAAGGCATGCACACCTTGTGCGCTGGTTGTCTGATTTCCACCTAACAACACCCCTCTAGGAGGGGGAGAGGTGTACCATGGGAATGAGATGATGTTCCTTTTTTTTTTTCCGGATAAGACTTAGAATTTGCATGTGTTTTGCAATATGTGAACTTGCATGAATTGACCTTATGTATGAATATGTGAACTTGTGTGTGATGTGCTCAAGCAATGTTTTTTGCTCTATGAACTTGCATGAATCATTAGCCTATGTGAACTAGTTTGAATTATGCCTATGTGAATATGTGTGTGATGTGCTTGAGGAATTTCTGAGGAGCTAGGGGCACCCACATTCATTTGATATGATGTCATTTTCTACACTGAATATACAAACAGAAAATGTATGTATTTGTTTTCTGTTGCAGGGATTAGATAAGAAACAGCTTGACAATAGAAGCAATGTGACACATTTCCGAGAGCGATACTCAGAAATACTAGCTTTAACGAGAGGCACGCTCGGAAAAGGGGTCACCTGAGCACGTGCCATTCTTTTCCGAGCGCTGGCAAGTCTGGGTAAAAGTACCACTGCCATGTGGGACACGATCCCACCCGCCAAGTTCAAACGTTTCAGTCAACGATGGGATGCCGAGGGTACCCGATAGCTCTCGATAATGAAAACATGccatattattatttttaaaatttaACAATTAATTTGAATGTTCATTGACAAGTGGGTCTAACGGATCCACATGTCATGTCAGAATGTTTCGGTGACATGTGGTTTCTCGAGCAGTATAGATAACGGCAAGTCACGGAGCCGACAGTTGCAAACGGACATGCCGCATGGCAAGTCTTTGCCATGTGGTGCTCTCGGCATCTGTTGCGTTTGCCGACTGTGCTTTGTTCACCGTGATGTACTGTCGGCAACATTACCTCATTGCCGTGAATCCATGGTTGCCGAGTGTTACTCTTGGCGTCTATGAATTTGCCGAGTGCCTATGGTTTGACGCTCAACGAAGAGCCAGACACCCGGCGTATAAGAAAATTCGAGTAGTGCGAGGAAGCCCAGTCTCCACTGCAAGTCCAAGAGAAGTAGCGGCGGTGATATGGAAAGCATAGCTTGTTATCCCCTTGTCGTAGTAAACGACCATAGGTAGCCTCATCTGCTCCCCATGgcgattcaagacatcggggccgactgcgcccctcaagcctcaaagacgaagagccgccttctcagGGCCGGCTGGTCCaggcggccggctgccagagggcggtgA
It encodes:
- the LOC119303766 gene encoding uncharacterized protein LOC119303766 translates to MAGGRGRGRGDGRNPATSSSSSRQRKARGSRDFGPETERSLEPQKEGPSSSSPSVSSKKPQMVTPVLPKSLDSPVQPRKPLNPPLMMAKQVHPPKSQYPLVQTVASIQISKPLNSSSASCGSGTVGSLDSPVQPWKSLDSPLMMAEQVQPPKSQDSLVQMVASMQLSKPLDSSSASTGSGAVGSDLGAAPFDICMGNSKGIFKLNRPLHEINKEKRLRERELSNSAAPPQRLRPGMVLLKNFLKLDDQVEIIKLCRELGVGTGGFYQPGYREGGKLSLRMMCLGKNWDPDSRSYGDIRPFDGAQPPQMPQELTKFVEEAIKASHDFLKQRGKGATEPSVELPQMSPDICIVNFYTTGGKLGLHQDKDEDESSLEKRLPVVSFSLGDTAEFLYGDDRDVDKASKIKLESGDVLIFGGQSRLIFHGVSGIMPKSAPLMVTDKANLRPGRLNLTFRQHKYEP